A window from Nycticebus coucang isolate mNycCou1 chromosome X, mNycCou1.pri, whole genome shotgun sequence encodes these proteins:
- the LOC128576714 gene encoding keratin, type I cytoskeletal 18-like codes for MSFTTRPTTFSCNYWSLGSVQAPRYSVRPTSSAASIYAGTGDSGSRIFESCSTSFQGSWGTRGLATGIAEGLAGGIQTKKETTKELNNCLASYLDRVRNLETDNQRLESKILEYLANKGPQVRDWGHYFETIKDLRAQIFANSVDNTCMVLQTDNAQLAMIQSVESDSHGLRKVTDDTNVTQMQLETEIKALKEELLFMKNHEEEVKGLQAQTASSGLTLEADATKSQDLSKIIADLQAQYDKLARKNQEKLDKSWSQQIEESTSVVTSQFAEVGATKTMLTELTHTVQSLKIKLDSMRNQTFRLEDSLREAEACYAMEMENPNEVLLHLESELAQAWAEGQYQAQEYEALLNIKVKLEAEIATYRRLLKDDEDFNLGDALDSSNSMQTIQKSATCRIVDSKVVSETNNTKVLRH; via the coding sequence ATGTCCTTCACCACTCGTCCCACCACCTTCTCCTGCAATTACTGGTCCCTGGGCTCAGTTCAGGCGCCCAGGTACAGTGTGcggcccaccagcagtgcagccaGCATCTATGCAGGCACCGGGGACTCAGGCTCCCGAATCTTTGAGTCCTGCTCCACCAGTTTCCAGGGCAGCTGGGGAACCAGGGGCCTGGCCACAGGGATAGCCGAGGGTCTGGCAGGGGGCATCCAGACCAAGAAGGAGACCACGAAAGAACTGAACAATTGCCTGGCCTCATACCTGGACAGAGTAAGGAACCTGGAGACTGATAATCAGAGGCTGGAGAGCAAAATCTTGGAATACCTGGCGAATAAGGGGCCCCAGGTCAGAGACTGGGGACATTACTTCGAGACCATCAAGGACCTGAGGGCTCAGATCTTCGCAAATTCTGTGGACAATACCTGCATGGTTCTGCAGACTGACAATGCCCAACTGGCCATGATCCAGTCTGTGGAGAGTGACAGCCATGGGCTCCGCAAGGTCACTGATGACACCAATGTCACTCAGATGCAGCTGGAGACAGAGATCAAGGCTCTCAAGGAGGAGCTGCTCTTCATGAAGAACCATGAGGAGGAAGTAAAAGGTCTACAAGCCCAGACTGCCAGCTCTGGGTTGACTCTAGAAGCAGATGCTACCAAATCCCAAGACCTAAGCAAGATCATAGCAGACTTGCAGGCCCAGTATGACAAGTTGGCTCGGAAGAACCAAGAAAAGCTGGATAAGAGCTGGTCCCAGCAGATTGAGGAGAGCACCTCAGTGGTCACCTCACAGTTTGCTGAGGTCGGAGCTACTAAGACAATGCTCACAGAGCTGACACACACAGTCCAGTCCTTGAAGATCAAACTGGACTCCATGAGAAATCAGACGTTCAGGTTGGAGGACAGCCTGAGGGAGGCGGAGGCCTGCTATGCCATGGAGATGGAGAATCCCAATGAGGTCCTGCTGCATTTGGAGTCAGAACTGGCACAGGCCTGGGCAGAGGGGCAGTACCAGGCCCAGGAATATGAGGCACTGCTGAACATCAAGGTCAAGCTAGAGGCTGAGATTGCCACCTACCGCCGCCTGCTGAAAGACGATGAGGACTTCAACCTTGGTGATGCCCTAGACAGCAGCAACTCCATGCAAACCATCCAAAAGAGCGCCACATGCAGGATAGTGGACAGCAAAGTGGTGTCTGAGACCAATAACACCAAAGTTCTGAGACACTGA